Proteins encoded by one window of Gemmatimonadaceae bacterium:
- the thrC gene encoding threonine synthase, whose product MTSVATSVQVCEDCGTELDELNAAGVCPSCGGLLELRHVLVGEGPALRARFADRRSALRGPDASGVWRYRELVLPSARPDEIVTHPEGNTPLLDSRAVARWIGFESPERLLIKHEGHNPTGSFKDRGMTVAITQAKRSSARAVACASTGNTSASLAAYAARAELPALVFVPKGKVAGGKLAQTIAYGARTLFVRGGFDECLTLARSASAELGIHLLNSVNPFRIEGQKSIVFELLEQLEWRAPDWIALPAGNLGNTSAFGKALRDARESGLIDRVPRLCAVQAEGAAPFARSFEHGFAERVTVQPETIATAIRIGAPASWNRAVRAMRETNGVVTSVTDAEILEAKAVIDAAGIGCEPASAASVAGVRKLLASGTISRDDRVVSVLTGHLLKDPDAVAEYHAARSADRPHANPPIEIEPLVSEVERVMRG is encoded by the coding sequence GTGACGTCCGTCGCGACGAGCGTTCAGGTCTGCGAAGACTGTGGGACGGAGCTCGACGAGTTGAACGCGGCGGGTGTGTGCCCGTCCTGCGGCGGCCTTCTCGAGCTGAGACACGTGCTGGTCGGAGAAGGGCCGGCGTTGCGCGCGCGCTTCGCCGATCGGCGGTCCGCGTTGCGGGGGCCCGATGCTTCAGGCGTCTGGCGGTATCGGGAGCTCGTGCTGCCGTCGGCCCGCCCCGACGAAATCGTGACCCATCCCGAAGGCAACACGCCCTTGCTGGACAGTCGCGCCGTCGCTCGATGGATCGGATTCGAATCGCCCGAACGATTGCTCATCAAGCACGAAGGCCACAACCCGACGGGATCGTTCAAGGATCGCGGCATGACCGTCGCGATCACACAGGCAAAACGGAGTTCGGCTCGCGCGGTGGCGTGCGCGTCTACAGGGAACACGTCGGCGTCGCTCGCGGCGTACGCGGCACGAGCCGAGCTACCGGCTCTGGTCTTCGTCCCAAAGGGAAAAGTCGCGGGCGGCAAGTTGGCGCAGACGATCGCCTACGGGGCGCGCACACTGTTCGTGCGCGGCGGCTTCGACGAATGCCTCACCCTCGCGCGGTCGGCGAGCGCCGAGTTGGGAATTCATCTGCTCAACTCCGTGAACCCCTTTCGCATCGAGGGGCAGAAGTCGATCGTCTTCGAGCTGCTCGAACAACTCGAGTGGAGGGCACCGGATTGGATCGCGCTGCCGGCCGGGAACCTCGGCAACACCTCTGCCTTCGGAAAAGCGCTGCGCGATGCGCGAGAGTCCGGGCTGATCGATCGCGTGCCACGCCTCTGCGCGGTGCAAGCCGAAGGAGCCGCTCCATTCGCGCGCAGCTTCGAGCATGGTTTCGCCGAACGCGTGACGGTCCAACCCGAGACGATCGCCACAGCGATCCGGATCGGCGCACCGGCGTCGTGGAACCGCGCGGTGCGGGCCATGCGCGAGACGAATGGCGTCGTGACATCGGTGACGGACGCGGAGATTCTCGAAGCCAAGGCGGTGATCGACGCCGCGGGCATCGGATGCGAGCCCGCGAGCGCGGCTAGCGTGGCCGGCGTGCGCAAGCTGCTTGCGTCCGGAACGATCTCGCGAGATGACCGCGTCGTGTCGGTGTTGACGGGGCATTTGCTCAAGGATCCCGACGCGGTCGCCGAGTATCATGCCGCTCGAAGCGCGGACCGGCCACACGCCAATCCGCCCATCGAGATCGAACCGCTCGTATCGGAGGTCGAGCGAGTAATGCGCGGCTGA